CGCGGTAGACCCGCGCGGCCTCCTCGTCCCCGAGCGGGTACGCGCGCACGTCCGCGTGGCTGTGGTCGGCCGACAGCGCGCCGTGCGCGCGGAAGACCTCGCGGCGGCGCTCCATCGCGGCCACCCAGCCGGGCCAGGTCCGCGTGTCGACGTCCGCCACCGCGCCGAGCCCCGCCACCGCGTCCGCCCAGCCGGGCGCGGCGGGCTCGAGGTAGCGGTCGGGGCGGAACGTCGGGACGACGCGCCCGTCCCACGCGGGGTCCGCCGCGAGCGCCGCGTGCGCCGCCAGGTCGTCGGCGGGGTCGTCGGTCGTCGCGAGCAGCTCGATGCCGAACCGCCGGAACAGGGCGCGCGGCCGGAACTCCGGGCGGGCCAGGGCCGCCTGGACGCCGTCGAACAGGTCGTCGGCGGACGCGCCGGACGGGCGCCGGTCGAGGCCGAACACCTCCGTGAGGACGTAGGTGGTCCAGTACGCGACCGGGGTGCCGCGGAACACGTCCCAGTGCTCGCAGAGCAGGCGCCACGCCGCGCGCGCCTCCGCCTCGTCCAGGTCGTCGCGGCCGACGCCGAGCCGGTCCAGCGGCACGCCGGCGGCGTGCAGCAGCCGCGTGACGTAGTGGTCCTTGGACACCAGCAGCGAGGTCGCGTCGCGGAACGGCCGGTCCTCCAGGAGCAGCGCGGCGTCGACGTGCCCGTGCGGGGACAGCACCGGCAGGTCGCGCACCGCCGCGTGGATCTCCCGGGCGATCGCGCGGACCTCCGGCGCCGACGGGAGGAGGCGGTCCTCGTGCAGGTGGACCCGGGTGGCGACGCTGCTCATGCCTGGCATGCTCCCCGCCCCGGCGGGGGCGGGACAACCGGTTGCCACGACTTGCGGCGGGACCGGCTCAGCGCGGTCGCGGCCCGCTCTGCGCCTCCTCCAGCCACG
This is a stretch of genomic DNA from Cellulomonas sp. ES6. It encodes these proteins:
- the uxaC gene encoding glucuronate isomerase, whose product is MSSVATRVHLHEDRLLPSAPEVRAIAREIHAAVRDLPVLSPHGHVDAALLLEDRPFRDATSLLVSKDHYVTRLLHAAGVPLDRLGVGRDDLDEAEARAAWRLLCEHWDVFRGTPVAYWTTYVLTEVFGLDRRPSGASADDLFDGVQAALARPEFRPRALFRRFGIELLATTDDPADDLAAHAALAADPAWDGRVVPTFRPDRYLEPAAPGWADAVAGLGAVADVDTRTWPGWVAAMERRREVFRAHGALSADHSHADVRAYPLGDEEAARVYRDAVAGTATPAAAAALRGHMLLEMARMSADDGLTMTLHTGVRRGHHPPTTRRFGPDTGHDVPAAAEFTDALAPLLERFGTDPGFTVVLFSLDEATYARDVAPLAGFYPSVYAGAPWWFYDAPDAIRRWRDAVTETAGFRKTAGFVDDTRAFCSIPARHDMSRRIDAGHLARLVAEHRLELDEAVDTAVDLVVGRPREVFGL